In the genome of Ignavibacteriales bacterium, one region contains:
- a CDS encoding aminotransferase class I/II-fold pyridoxal phosphate-dependent enzyme, with amino-acid sequence MISKIIPAIRTDNITYAVRDIVVLANQVAKSGKEMLYLNIGDPNLYDFEPPKHLVEETYKAMLKNLNGYAPSSGIKEAVQAIEKEAERKGITNVHDIFVTTGASEAIDICLTALVNDGENVLTPTPGYPLYTAIASKLQMMENPYYLDEENGWLPDVEDIKSKINDKTKAIILINPNNPTGSLYTKENLQQIVDLALKHNLVIFADEIYDKLLFDGKKHISIGSLNKEVSCITFGGLSKNYMVPGFRIGWGIVSGQKEVLSDYIEAINKILRARLSANHPEQYGIKISLEGNQDHLTDAMAKLTKRRDLTVEMLNAIPGISCVKPEGAFYAFPRLHMKQPDAHFVGELIKETGVVIVPGSGFGQVPGTKHFRVVFLPNEQILTEAYNAIGEFFVKYQEKYPELVEN; translated from the coding sequence ATGATCAGCAAAATTATTCCAGCAATAAGAACAGATAACATAACTTACGCAGTACGTGATATTGTTGTACTTGCAAATCAGGTTGCAAAATCTGGTAAAGAAATGTTGTATTTAAATATCGGTGACCCCAATCTTTATGATTTCGAACCGCCTAAACATCTTGTTGAAGAAACATATAAAGCAATGTTGAAAAATCTTAATGGTTATGCTCCTTCATCAGGAATTAAAGAAGCTGTGCAGGCAATTGAAAAGGAAGCAGAACGAAAAGGCATTACTAACGTTCATGATATTTTTGTTACAACCGGTGCTAGTGAAGCAATCGATATTTGTCTGACTGCTCTGGTAAACGACGGAGAAAATGTTCTTACACCAACTCCCGGCTATCCGCTTTACACAGCAATTGCCAGCAAACTTCAGATGATGGAAAATCCTTATTATCTTGATGAAGAAAACGGCTGGCTGCCTGATGTCGAGGACATCAAATCAAAGATTAATGATAAGACGAAAGCGATAATTCTTATCAATCCGAATAACCCGACAGGTTCACTTTATACAAAAGAAAATTTACAGCAGATAGTTGATCTCGCGCTTAAGCATAACCTTGTGATTTTTGCAGATGAGATTTACGACAAACTTTTATTCGATGGTAAAAAACATATCTCAATCGGTTCACTGAATAAAGAGGTTTCATGCATTACATTCGGTGGGCTTTCAAAAAATTATATGGTTCCCGGATTCAGAATAGGCTGGGGAATTGTAAGCGGGCAGAAAGAAGTTTTATCAGACTACATAGAAGCGATAAATAAAATTCTCCGTGCACGTTTATCGGCAAATCATCCCGAGCAATACGGAATAAAAATTTCACTCGAAGGAAACCAGGATCATCTTACTGATGCAATGGCGAAGCTGACTAAACGCAGAGATCTTACAGTTGAAATGCTTAATGCAATCCCGGGAATATCCTGTGTAAAACCCGAAGGTGCTTTTTATGCCTTTCCAAGGTTGCATATGAAACAACCGGACGCACATTTTGTAGGTGAACTTATAAAAGAAACCGGGGTTGTAATAGTTCCCGGCAGCGGCTTTGGTCAGGTTCCCGGTACAAAACATTTCAGAGTAGTCTTTCTGCCGAATGAACAAATTCTTACAGAAGCTTATAATGCTATCGGTGAGTTTTTTGTTAAGTACCAGGAGAAGTATCCTGAGTTGGTAGAAAACTAA
- a CDS encoding insulinase family protein yields MTQFNISTLPGGVKIVSENIPHLKSFSLGFWFNVGSRDEKNDENGISHFIEHMVFKGTKKRSAKKISEEIESCGGYLNAFTSKEHTCFYGRGMTKYFEKTFEVIADMVQEPLFKQKEIKKEAGVVIDELNDINDNPEELIFDKFEEVLFKGSTLSQPIIGTEKNLLSFDSDKLHAFHHNHYLSGNILIAVSGNVEHHQVVRCAEKYINRISSASKSKRKLASHQSEINKVIEKDIQQVHCIIGKSSYGYKDDEQRIKLHVLSNILGEGSSSRLFQEVREKLGITYQINSFINSFSDTSTFGVYFSTNNKQVDKVLNVLSKEFNKLRTTEVGARELKRVKEYLKGSTYLSLENTTNRMIRAASSVIYFGKIIPVESFVERVDNTTSEDIIKLANEVLKEDLLTKIFIRSLKSDLKKAA; encoded by the coding sequence TTGACCCAGTTTAATATTTCAACACTTCCAGGCGGTGTAAAAATCGTCTCTGAAAATATTCCTCACTTAAAATCTTTTTCCCTCGGCTTCTGGTTTAATGTCGGCAGCCGTGATGAAAAAAATGATGAGAATGGTATTTCACATTTCATCGAACACATGGTTTTTAAAGGAACCAAAAAAAGATCAGCAAAAAAAATATCTGAGGAGATTGAATCCTGCGGCGGTTATTTGAACGCGTTCACTTCCAAAGAACATACATGCTTTTACGGAAGGGGAATGACGAAATATTTTGAAAAAACTTTTGAAGTGATTGCTGATATGGTTCAGGAACCGCTCTTCAAACAAAAGGAAATTAAAAAAGAAGCGGGTGTTGTCATCGATGAATTAAATGATATCAATGATAATCCCGAAGAATTAATTTTTGACAAGTTTGAAGAAGTATTGTTCAAAGGAAGTACTTTAAGTCAGCCGATAATCGGAACGGAAAAAAATCTTTTAAGTTTTGATTCGGATAAATTACACGCGTTTCATCACAACCATTATTTATCAGGCAATATTCTGATAGCTGTTTCAGGAAATGTTGAACATCATCAGGTTGTAAGGTGTGCAGAAAAATATATTAATAGAATATCCAGTGCATCAAAGAGTAAAAGAAAACTTGCTTCACATCAATCAGAAATAAACAAAGTGATTGAAAAAGATATTCAGCAGGTTCATTGTATAATCGGTAAAAGTTCATACGGATATAAGGATGACGAGCAAAGAATAAAACTTCATGTACTTTCAAATATACTTGGCGAAGGAAGCAGTTCAAGATTATTCCAGGAAGTAAGAGAGAAACTTGGAATCACTTACCAGATAAATTCTTTTATTAATTCTTTTTCAGATACTTCAACATTTGGAGTTTACTTTTCAACCAACAACAAACAGGTTGATAAAGTGCTAAATGTTCTTTCAAAAGAATTTAATAAACTGAGAACAACTGAAGTAGGCGCAAGAGAATTAAAAAGAGTAAAAGAATATTTAAAAGGAAGCACTTATCTTAGTCTTGAAAACACTACCAACAGGATGATACGTGCTGCAAGTTCTGTTATTTATTTTGGAAAAATTATTCCTGTTGAATCGTTTGTTGAAAGAGTTGATAACACTACAAGCGAAGATATTATCAAACTTGCAAACGAAGTTTTAAAAGAAGATTTATTAACGAAAATATTTATAAGATCACTAAAATCGGATTTGAAAAAAGCCGCTTAA
- the nuoH gene encoding NADH-quinone oxidoreductase subunit NuoH translates to MNILEIAVITLIKIGFILTVMLLTVSYLVYFERRVSAWAQNRLGPNRVGWEGILQPFADVLKLLFKEDIVPFNASKVIHTIAPMIALFVAFTTYAVIPIGGNIEVFGYNISLVVADVNIGILYVLALTSLGVYAITLAGWSSGSKYSLLGGIRSSAQMISYEISMGFSIGGVLLLSESLRPIAIVEGQGAYLWNMWLQPIGFITFVVSAFAETNRLPFDLPEAEPELVGGFHTEYSSMKFAGFFLAEYANMIIASGLIITLYLGGYNLPFVDVATFGLPAWLTVLIQVATFFVKMGAVLFFFLWVRWSLPRFRYDQLMNLGWKVMFPLSLINIIWVALLIMIFNL, encoded by the coding sequence ATGAATATCCTTGAAATTGCGGTTATTACCCTTATCAAAATAGGTTTTATACTGACAGTAATGCTGCTCACAGTTTCTTACTTAGTGTATTTTGAAAGAAGAGTAAGCGCATGGGCACAGAATCGTTTAGGTCCGAACAGAGTTGGATGGGAAGGAATTCTTCAACCATTTGCTGATGTATTAAAACTTTTATTTAAAGAAGATATTGTTCCGTTCAACGCAAGCAAAGTAATACATACAATTGCACCAATGATAGCATTGTTCGTTGCTTTTACTACTTACGCTGTTATACCAATCGGAGGAAATATAGAAGTTTTTGGTTATAACATTTCACTCGTTGTCGCTGATGTTAATATCGGAATATTATATGTGCTTGCCCTTACATCATTAGGTGTTTACGCAATTACACTTGCAGGCTGGTCATCGGGAAGTAAATATTCATTATTAGGCGGAATCAGATCATCTGCTCAAATGATCTCTTACGAAATCTCAATGGGATTTTCAATCGGCGGCGTTCTACTTTTATCAGAATCACTAAGACCAATTGCTATTGTTGAAGGTCAGGGAGCTTATCTCTGGAATATGTGGCTACAGCCAATCGGTTTTATAACATTTGTTGTTTCCGCATTTGCTGAGACAAACAGGTTACCTTTCGATTTACCCGAAGCTGAACCAGAATTAGTCGGTGGATTCCATACCGAATACAGCAGTATGAAATTCGCAGGTTTCTTTTTAGCGGAATACGCTAATATGATAATTGCAAGCGGACTTATCATTACATTATACCTTGGCGGATATAACTTACCGTTTGTTGATGTTGCAACATTCGGATTACCTGCCTGGTTAACAGTTCTTATTCAGGTCGCAACATTTTTTGTAAAGATGGGTGCTGTGTTATTCTTTTTCTTATGGGTACGATGGAGTTTACCAAGATTCAGATATGATCAGTTAATGAATCTCGGATGGAAAGTAATGTTCCCGTTATCATTAATTAATATTATCTGGGTTGCATTACTAATAATGATTTTTAATTTATGA
- a CDS encoding molybdopterin-dependent oxidoreductase, which translates to MPNFIIDGKEIEFTQGQTIIEAAKAVGIDIPHFCWHPSLSVSGNCRVCLVEVEKMPKLVIACSTIAAEGMVVHTQSEKTLAARNAVMEFILINHPLDCPICDEAGECKLQDYAYSHSAGESRFVEEKVHKDKRVELGPYVMFDAERCISCSRCIRFCDEIAKDPELTFVKRGDRVTIVTYPGQQMDNPYSLNTTDICPVGALTNRDFRFNARVWDMSSTKTICQGCSRGCNIDLWVRNNKVLRITPRLNEEVNSYWMCDHGRLSTFKFVNEERVDGPHIRRDGSLVKVDWDEAFQLAAKELRSFKKDEIAVIGSASSTCEDDFMVSKFAKSVLGTKNIDFIKKNDPEFADDILRKSDMTSNSLGAELLGVKSSSSGLNFDGIVNAIKDGKIKALFIIEEDVVSLNSELETILTKLDLLIVHSANFNKTTALADIVFPAATYAEKNGTVINFDGRVQRIRPAVALNEEDRALEGMSMSRLDRFGTKYDKWANGTKHDAKATWRILAGLSNMFGQKYKFAMAEEVFNEIVNTVPEFKGLDYDVIGELGAKLKIKISEQTIKA; encoded by the coding sequence ATGCCTAATTTTATTATAGATGGAAAAGAAATAGAGTTTACACAGGGACAGACGATTATAGAAGCTGCCAAAGCGGTCGGGATTGACATCCCGCATTTTTGCTGGCATCCTTCTTTATCTGTTTCCGGCAACTGCCGCGTATGTTTGGTTGAAGTTGAAAAAATGCCAAAGCTTGTTATCGCTTGTTCAACAATTGCGGCTGAAGGAATGGTTGTTCATACACAATCAGAAAAAACTCTTGCCGCTCGTAATGCTGTTATGGAATTTATATTGATCAATCATCCGCTTGATTGTCCTATTTGCGATGAGGCGGGTGAGTGCAAACTTCAGGATTATGCTTATTCACATTCAGCAGGTGAAAGCAGGTTTGTTGAAGAGAAAGTTCACAAAGATAAAAGAGTTGAACTCGGTCCTTATGTTATGTTTGATGCTGAACGTTGTATTTCCTGTTCGCGGTGTATCCGCTTCTGCGATGAGATTGCAAAAGATCCGGAACTTACTTTTGTTAAACGAGGCGACAGAGTTACAATCGTTACTTATCCCGGTCAGCAAATGGATAATCCTTATTCACTAAATACAACTGATATTTGTCCTGTTGGCGCGTTGACAAACAGAGATTTCAGATTTAACGCAAGAGTCTGGGATATGTCATCGACAAAAACAATTTGCCAGGGCTGCTCACGCGGGTGCAATATTGATTTATGGGTACGTAACAATAAAGTATTGAGAATAACACCAAGACTTAATGAAGAAGTTAACAGCTACTGGATGTGTGATCACGGAAGATTAAGCACATTCAAATTTGTAAATGAAGAAAGAGTTGACGGACCACATATCAGAAGAGATGGTTCATTAGTAAAAGTTGATTGGGATGAAGCATTTCAATTAGCAGCTAAAGAATTGAGATCATTTAAGAAAGATGAAATTGCAGTTATTGGCTCAGCATCTTCTACATGCGAAGATGATTTTATGGTTTCAAAATTTGCAAAATCAGTTTTAGGAACAAAGAATATCGATTTCATAAAAAAGAATGATCCCGAATTTGCTGATGATATTCTCAGAAAATCTGACATGACTTCCAACTCATTAGGAGCCGAATTACTTGGAGTAAAATCATCTTCGTCAGGATTGAACTTTGATGGAATTGTAAATGCAATCAAAGACGGAAAGATAAAAGCTCTCTTTATTATAGAAGAGGATGTTGTTTCTCTTAATTCAGAATTAGAAACTATCTTAACCAAATTGGATTTATTAATTGTACACTCTGCAAACTTTAACAAAACAACAGCACTTGCAGATATTGTTTTTCCCGCAGCTACTTATGCTGAGAAAAACGGAACTGTAATTAATTTTGATGGAAGAGTTCAAAGGATTCGTCCTGCAGTTGCGCTTAATGAAGAAGATCGCGCACTTGAAGGAATGTCAATGAGCAGGCTAGATAGATTCGGAACAAAGTATGACAAGTGGGCAAACGGAACTAAACACGACGCAAAAGCAACGTGGAGAATACTTGCCGGTTTATCAAATATGTTCGGACAAAAATATAAGTTTGCAATGGCGGAAGAAGTGTTTAATGAAATAGTAAATACAGTTCCTGAATTTAAAGGACTTGATTACGATGTCATCGGCGAACTTGGCGCTAAATTAAAAATTAAAATTTCAGAACAGACTATTAAAGCATAA
- a CDS encoding metallophosphoesterase — protein sequence MSVRENPLEIIVGYNVNANYKANSERHILPFKIIPSKIYEWTYDKAMTSVGDKNYIESIEVIEVENGICLEFSTPVTIRLVTDSLVIEELELIKTTFKPWTSETEIYLTSDFSEIPRPEFWKENLSKYGHNILFRYYAGDERQPEQVPYPDYQGYYIQLADRIKSTQEGIFINYLKLKNAKLSLSFENKDEDLKDVWNDLTSILADFPNAKIYSGNCEFTGIEWKKYLTDKILPTTE from the coding sequence TTGTCAGTTAGGGAAAATCCGTTGGAGATTATTGTTGGTTATAACGTAAATGCAAACTATAAGGCAAATTCCGAAAGACACATTTTACCTTTCAAAATCATTCCATCTAAAATTTACGAATGGACATATGACAAAGCCATGACAAGTGTTGGCGATAAAAACTACATCGAAAGTATTGAAGTAATAGAAGTTGAAAATGGAATTTGCTTGGAATTCTCGACACCTGTGACAATTCGACTTGTAACAGACAGTCTTGTTATTGAAGAACTAGAATTGATAAAAACAACTTTTAAGCCTTGGACAAGTGAGACAGAAATTTATTTAACAAGCGACTTTTCTGAAATTCCCAGACCTGAATTTTGGAAAGAGAATTTAAGCAAATATGGACACAACATTTTGTTTCGCTATTACGCTGGTGATGAAAGACAACCAGAACAGGTACCTTATCCAGACTATCAGGGTTACTACATACAACTTGCGGATAGAATTAAATCAACGCAAGAGGGGATATTCATAAATTATTTGAAACTCAAAAATGCGAAATTGAGTTTGAGTTTTGAAAACAAGGATGAAGATTTAAAGGATGTTTGGAACGACCTTACATCAATTCTTGCAGACTTTCCCAATGCTAAAATCTATAGTGGGAACTGTGAATTTACTGGGATAGAATGGAAAAAGTATTTAACTGACAAGATATTACCGACAACAGAATGA